A genomic stretch from Deltaproteobacteria bacterium includes:
- the gspE gene encoding type II secretion system ATPase GspE yields the protein MEDKSLGQILLEHTPLTPQQLEEALVVQREKGARLGEALVQLRFLRPQDITRALSIQMGIPYVSEIAPDQIPNDLIAKVPINFAKKNEILPIRLEDGHVVVAMADPVNHWALDDLHLLFEQPVKPVIGSSQQITDAINACYNRQAGTEAGVMSDLGEEGLEMTDNLEEVQDLLESDDEAPIIRLVNQLLFRAAKQRASDIHIEPFEKELVVRFRVDGVLYDIMHPPRKAQNSILSRVKIMANLNIAEKRLPQDGRIRIKVAGKDIDIRVSTLPTSFGESVVMRLLDRSKVLLNLDNVGLEGENLKKIRDLIHHSHGIILVTGPTGSGKTTTLYAALTEINAPDVKIITCEDPVEYQLEGINQSQVNPKIDLTFANQLRAILRQDPDVIMIGEIRDKETAEIAVQASLTGHLVISTLHTNDSASSATRLIDMGVEPFLIASSLIGIVAQRLVRTVCKECAESYDPSDFELEQLAISREATSGRRIYRPRGCGVCQETGYAGRTAVHEILLIDDEVRGLITHSADAIAIKKEAMKKGMFTLREAGVQLILNGKTTVEEVLALTQEDVVRG from the coding sequence ATGGAAGACAAAAGCCTCGGACAAATTCTTCTCGAACACACGCCGCTGACGCCCCAGCAACTCGAGGAGGCCCTTGTGGTCCAGAGGGAGAAGGGGGCCAGGCTCGGCGAGGCGCTGGTCCAGCTCCGATTTTTAAGGCCGCAGGATATCACCCGCGCCCTCTCCATTCAGATGGGAATTCCCTATGTTTCCGAAATTGCCCCCGACCAGATCCCCAACGATCTTATCGCCAAGGTTCCCATCAACTTCGCCAAGAAAAACGAAATCCTCCCCATCCGGCTGGAAGACGGCCATGTGGTGGTGGCGATGGCCGACCCGGTCAACCACTGGGCGCTGGATGACCTTCATCTTTTGTTCGAACAGCCGGTAAAGCCGGTGATCGGCAGTTCCCAGCAGATCACCGACGCCATCAACGCCTGCTACAACCGCCAGGCGGGGACTGAAGCCGGGGTCATGAGCGACCTCGGCGAAGAGGGGCTGGAGATGACCGATAATCTGGAAGAGGTGCAGGACCTTCTGGAATCGGACGACGAGGCCCCCATCATCCGCCTGGTCAACCAGTTGTTATTCCGCGCCGCCAAACAGAGGGCTTCGGATATCCACATCGAACCGTTTGAAAAGGAGCTGGTCGTCCGTTTCCGCGTGGACGGGGTTCTCTACGACATCATGCATCCGCCGCGGAAGGCGCAAAACAGCATCCTCTCGCGCGTGAAGATCATGGCCAATCTGAACATCGCCGAAAAGCGCCTCCCGCAGGATGGCCGGATCCGCATCAAGGTGGCGGGCAAAGACATCGACATCCGCGTTTCCACGCTTCCCACATCGTTCGGCGAGAGCGTCGTTATGCGGCTCCTCGATCGGAGCAAGGTGCTCTTAAACCTCGACAATGTCGGCCTCGAAGGGGAAAATCTGAAAAAAATCCGTGATCTCATCCATCACTCCCACGGCATTATCCTCGTCACCGGCCCGACCGGTTCCGGAAAAACGACCACCCTCTATGCGGCCTTGACCGAAATCAACGCCCCCGACGTGAAGATCATCACCTGCGAGGATCCGGTGGAATACCAGCTGGAGGGGATCAACCAGTCGCAGGTGAATCCGAAGATCGACCTCACGTTCGCCAATCAGCTTCGCGCCATTCTGCGCCAGGACCCCGATGTCATCATGATCGGCGAAATCCGCGACAAGGAGACGGCCGAAATCGCCGTGCAGGCCTCGCTCACCGGCCATCTGGTCATTTCCACCCTTCACACCAACGATTCCGCCTCGTCGGCCACCCGGTTGATCGACATGGGTGTTGAGCCCTTTCTGATTGCAAGCTCGTTGATCGGCATTGTGGCGCAGAGGCTCGTCCGCACCGTTTGCAAGGAGTGCGCCGAGTCGTACGACCCGAGCGATTTTGAGCTGGAACAGTTGGCCATTTCGCGCGAGGCGACCTCCGGGAGGAGAATCTACCGTCCTCGCGGGTGCGGTGTCTGTCAGGAGACCGGTTATGCCGGCCGGACAGCGGTGCATGAAATCCTGTTGATCGACGACGAAGTGCGCGGGCTGATTACCCACTCTGCCGACGCCATTGCCATCAAAAAAGAGGCGATGAAAAAGGGAATGTTCACTCTCCGCGAGGCGGGAGTTCAGCTGATCTTGAACGGCAAGACCACCGTCGAAGAGGTTCTGGCCCTGACGCAGGAAGATGTGGTGAGAGGATAA
- the gspF gene encoding type II secretion system inner membrane protein GspF: MAVYAYKGIDSKGKQVSGVVDAENDRAARLKLRKTGVFTSEIYLEGSKKGFSLGGKGGPAFLQRVKTKELAHMTRQLATLMGANIPLVDALGALQEQVENPLLKKSLSQIKDKVTEGSRLADAMKAFPKIYNDLYVHMIRAGEASGALEGVLGRLADFTEYQALLKSKVTSAMMYPVIMALVGMSLMMYLLISVVPKIVSIFEDAEAVLPLPTRILMNTSSFTQSYWYLIILGMALAVYLIRRYAKTPQGRMKIDRMSLKAPIFGELFRKIALSRFSRTLSTLLRSGVQLLQALDIVKNVVNNMVLSEAIDSTQHSVKEGESIAEPLRRSGQFPPMVIHMIAVGEKTGALETMLEKVANTFDTEVDTTVSTMTTLLEPLMILVMGGVVSFIVLSILLPILKMSEL, translated from the coding sequence ATGGCCGTCTACGCCTACAAGGGAATCGATTCCAAAGGAAAGCAGGTCTCCGGCGTTGTCGATGCCGAAAACGACCGGGCCGCGCGGTTGAAACTGCGCAAGACCGGCGTTTTTACCTCGGAAATCTATCTGGAAGGATCGAAAAAGGGCTTCAGCCTCGGTGGAAAGGGGGGACCGGCCTTTCTTCAGCGGGTCAAAACCAAAGAGCTGGCCCACATGACCCGCCAGCTGGCGACCCTTATGGGGGCCAATATTCCGCTGGTTGACGCTCTGGGGGCCCTTCAGGAACAAGTTGAAAATCCCCTTCTCAAAAAATCGCTTTCCCAAATCAAGGACAAGGTAACCGAGGGATCCCGCCTGGCCGACGCCATGAAGGCCTTTCCCAAAATCTACAACGATTTGTATGTTCACATGATCCGCGCCGGCGAGGCCTCCGGGGCGCTGGAGGGGGTCTTGGGTCGGCTCGCCGATTTCACCGAATATCAGGCTCTGCTCAAAAGCAAGGTGACCAGCGCGATGATGTATCCGGTGATCATGGCTTTGGTGGGGATGTCGCTCATGATGTATCTTTTGATCAGCGTCGTTCCGAAGATCGTCTCGATCTTCGAGGATGCCGAGGCGGTGCTCCCCCTCCCCACGCGGATTCTGATGAACACCTCTTCGTTTACCCAAAGCTACTGGTATTTGATCATCCTCGGCATGGCGCTTGCCGTCTATCTGATCCGCCGATACGCCAAAACGCCCCAGGGGCGCATGAAGATCGACCGGATGTCGCTTAAGGCCCCCATCTTCGGCGAACTTTTCCGCAAGATCGCCCTTTCCCGTTTTTCGCGGACCCTTTCCACCCTCCTTCGGAGCGGCGTGCAACTTTTACAGGCCCTCGATATTGTGAAAAACGTTGTCAACAATATGGTCTTGTCCGAGGCGATAGACAGCACCCAGCACAGCGTGAAGGAAGGGGAGTCGATTGCCGAACCCTTGAGACGGAGCGGCCAGTTTCCCCCGATGGTCATTCACATGATCGCGGTGGGGGAAAAAACCGGGGCGCTGGAGACGATGCTCGAAAAGGTGGCCAATACCTTCGACACCGAGGTGGATACGACCGTTTCCACCATGACCACCCTTTTGGAGCCGCTGATGATTCTGGTGATGGGAGGGGTTGTCTCATTTATTGTGTTGTCAATTCTGCTTCCAATCCTTAAAATGTCCGAACTCTAA
- the gspG gene encoding type II secretion system major pseudopilin GspG — translation MLKRLFKPVAPVVNDAGMTLIEIMVVVAIIAGITGLIAVNVLGRKEKANIDLTKTQISNLLNALDQYKLDNHSYPSSDQGLEALVEKPSSGKVPENYPEDGYLKKLPKDGWGEEFNYASPGSHGNKVEVWSSGPDSEEGNEDDINSWEDTEDKE, via the coding sequence ATGTTGAAACGATTATTCAAACCGGTAGCACCGGTGGTAAATGACGCGGGCATGACGCTCATCGAAATCATGGTGGTGGTGGCCATCATCGCCGGCATCACCGGCCTTATCGCCGTGAACGTCCTCGGCCGGAAGGAAAAGGCCAACATCGATCTCACCAAAACGCAGATATCCAATCTGCTGAACGCCCTCGACCAGTACAAGCTGGACAACCACTCCTATCCCTCGTCGGATCAGGGGCTGGAGGCCCTTGTCGAAAAACCGTCTTCCGGGAAGGTCCCCGAAAATTATCCCGAAGACGGTTACCTTAAAAAACTTCCGAAAGACGGATGGGGCGAAGAGTTCAACTATGCCAGCCCCGGTTCTCACGGCAACAAGGTGGAGGTCTGGTCCTCCGGCCCCGACAGCGAAGAGGGAAATGAAGACGACATCAACAGCTGGGAGGACACGGAAGATAAGGAATGA